The following DNA comes from Drosophila busckii strain San Diego stock center, stock number 13000-0081.31 unplaced genomic scaffold, ASM1175060v1 hic_scaffold_28, whole genome shotgun sequence.
GCAAGTAAGAGGCGTACAGATTAAGAGATTAAGCTACACACCCAGCGCAGCCTGTTGATGGCTCTATGATCCAGCTTGTTCTTGGTTGTGTATTCGGCAAACTTGACATTCTCCTCGGCAAACAGCGAGACGGATAGAAAGGGCCCCAAAAAGCTGCACTTGACTATTTCACGTCCTGGTATTTTAGTGCAGATGGGCGGTATAAAGTTGGCCTGACGTCCCACCAGATCCGCAATTGGACGCACATTCTCCACCTTGACCTCCACCAGTTTATAGAGCCAATCGACTTGCTGCATGTTTATCTTGGAGCTGCATATATTGCGTTGCATGCCGCTAAACAATCCACGCAACAGCTGGCCAAAGATGGTATCGAAGACCACGCGCTCTTTGTACGTGTTACCGATCAGCCAATGCAGAAATGCCTCCGGCACGCGCTCCATGTACATTAGCTCGAGTAACGTAGACTGATCCAGCTGATAGTTGAGATTCGGCTGTAGCTGATCCGTGAGCACCAGCACTACGATGCGCATGATGCTCTTCAGGGCTATCGTTACGATGCGCGACTGCGCCGCTTTCTGCGACTCATTGAAGCAACGCAGCAGATACAACATGGCGTTGTGCTTCGAGGTGGTAACAATGCTGAGCATTGAGGGGACGACACAGGGCGCACAAGCATCGCTGGGCGTTACTTCAGTTTgactgggcgtggcactggcacgctgctgctcctcctcggTGGCGCTGCTGGAGGCCACTGCATTGGCAAGTATTTCCTGCACCTCAGTGTCATCGCTTTTGATCTTTTTGGCCGAGGAGAATTCCTTATCATCAGCAGCACTAATGGGCGCTGTTGCAGTTGTAGTCGTGGCTGCATCGCCTGAcagcttgcagctgctctCTTCCACCTCATCGTTGAAGTACTTGAACACTATCTCCAGCAGCACATTGCTAGCTATGGATTCAAAATCAAAGCGCATGTCTGGATACTGCTCTAGTAGACTGGCTGTCTGCGCGCATATAATTGAGCCGGAGCCAAATTCATTCCAGGTGGCATCCAGCAGGCGTGACAGtatttgctcttgctgctccTCTACGTTTTTTAATGTGGGGGGTTCCGCGGGCGGCACGAGcggagctgttgctgctgctgggggcAGCATATCTTTGGCAGGCTGACGATTGGGCGCTTCTGGTTCAGGTGCAGGTGTCATTTCCACATCCTGCACAGGTGTCGGTGTCATGGATTTCATTTCCACATCCATGTCGGGCTTGTTGTTGCCCAGCTCCGACCACACAATGCCCATCTTGTCGACCAAAGAGCTGGGCTCCATGGAGCTGGAGCTTGTAGGCGCCTCCCGCAGCAGACGCGATTCATTTTTCTGACTGCGTGGCGTAAGTTCCTGAACAGGCATCGTGGCGGCCGCTACTGCTGGTGCTGCATTAAGTACATTGCTTCTGGCAGCCAAGGTGC
Coding sequences within:
- the LOC108608303 gene encoding LOW QUALITY PROTEIN: ubiquitin conjugation factor E4 B (The sequence of the model RefSeq protein was modified relative to this genomic sequence to represent the inferred CDS: deleted 1 base in 1 codon), with product MPEEEPPQKRMDDDEQQQQQQPTSNESGVTLEQPAEQPTTEYVALELTAEEMRARRLRTLAARSNVLNAAPAVAAATMPVQELTPRSQKNESRLLREAPTSSSSMEPSSLVDKMGIVWSELGNNKPDMDVEMKSMTPTPVQDVEMTPAPEPEAPNRQPAKDMLPPAAATAPLVPPAEPPTLKNVEEQQEQILSRLLDATWNEFGSGSIICAQTASLLEQYPDMRFDFESIASNVLLEIVFKYFNDEVEESSCKLSGDAATTTTATAPISAADDKEFSSAKKIKSDDTEVQEILANAVASSSATEEEQQRASATPSQTEVTPSDACAPCVVPSMLSIVTTSKHNAMLYLLRCFNESQKAAQSRIVTIALKSIMRIVVLVLTDQLQPNLNYQLDQSTLLELMYMERVPEAFLHWLIGNTYKERVVFDTIFGQLLRGLFSGMQRNICSSKINMQQVDWLYKLVEVKVENVRPIADLVGRQANFIPPICTKIPGREIVKCSFLGPFLSVSLFAEENVKFAEYTTKNKLDHRAINRLRWDLMTMRGNMYRVFHSLCLNSSSRVPTLEYVSHILRHNDRRVQFASDEKLLARDGFVINLMSVLQMLSVKIKLDRVEPHYHYYKNCYINIEQDTKIRFSEEEYKSFLAREHSQTVDIPNLNFQTHCWFLTLQAHHLGYLPAIQRYRQKVRAIKELQKLIDELDRTKPHWVNSRYAHRNNQFKERWEKQLRKLNRSKTCSELTLLCPFLLENCTRFYSSVCEYMLYQFEGRSIEGPFISKLPIQQLKPTDAFSALPEWYIDDIAEFILFAMQHATDIHQHIDHSIITWLLTCVCASHLIKNPYVTAKLVEVMFVFSLKPANSINTAMWNHELAQNALVSALMRFYVDVETTGQSTEFYDKFTIR